A genome region from Melospiza melodia melodia isolate bMelMel2 chromosome 26, bMelMel2.pri, whole genome shotgun sequence includes the following:
- the RER1 gene encoding protein RER1, translating to MSEGDSIGESVHGKPSVVYRFFSRLGQIYQSWLDKSTPYTAVRWIVTLGLSFIYMIRVYLLQGWYIVTYALGIYHLNLFIAFLSPKVDPSLMEDSDDGPSLPTRQNEEFRPFIRRLPEFKFWHSATKGILVAMACTFFEAFNVPVFWPILVMYFIMLFCITMKRQIKHMIKYRYIPFTHGKRKYKGKEDVGKTFAS from the exons ATGTCAGAAGGGGACAGCATTGGGGAGTCTGTGCATGGAAAACCTTCTGTGGTCTATAGATTTTTCTCAAGACTTGGACAG ATCTACCAGTCCTGGTTAGACAAATCCACCCCCTACACTGCAGTGCGATGGATTGTAACGCTGGGGCTGAGCTTTATCTACATGATTAGAGTTTATTTACTGcag GGTTGGTACATTGTGACATATGCCTTGGGAATCTACCACCTCAACCTCTTCATAGCTTTCCTGTCGCCAAAGGTAGACCCCTCTCTAATGGAGGATTCAG ATGATGGTCCTTCCTTACCTACAAGGCAAAATGAAGAATTCCGGCCTTTCATTAGAAGGCTTCCAGAATTCAAATTCTG GCATTCTGCCACTAAAGGAATCCTGGTTGCTATGGCTTGTACATTCTTTGAGGCTTTCAACGTTCCTGTGTTTTGGCCAATCCTTGTGATGTACTTCATTATGCTATTTTGTATCACTATGAAGAGGCAAATCAAG CACATGATAAAGTACAGATATATACCCTTCACACATGGCAAGAGGAAATACAAAGGGAAAGAGGATGTGGGGAAGACCTTTGCTAGCTAG
- the PEX10 gene encoding peroxisome biogenesis factor 10, giving the protein MAAAAGPARLVRCGQKDELYRAGLRSGAGTALRGLAGARPWLAWRREVELLSDVAYFVLTTLSGYQTLGEEYVNIIQVDPSKKKVPSFLRRALFISLHTLVPYCLEKALLHLQHELQVEAEECRSPENPPALGFPSRSFIRSWIRRQVGQLSEEQKKRASQVVDVLKQSLPLLHRLHLAVFYIQGTFYHLSKRVTGISYLHFGGLQGEDQSIRSSYKFLGIISLFHLLLTIGVQMYSFKQKQRARQEWRLHRNLTHQKSRSTEAAAGRQSRCTLCLEERRHSTATPCGHLFCWECITAWCSTRAECPLCREKFHPQKLIYLRHYQM; this is encoded by the exons atggcggcggcggcgggcccggCGCGGCTGGTGCGCTGCGGGCAGAAGGACGAGCTCTACCGGGCCGGGCTGCGCAGCGGGGCCGGCACGGCGCTGAGGGGGCTGGCGG GTGCCCGGCCGTGGCTGGCGTGGAGGAGGGAGGTGGAGCTGCTCTCCGATGTGGCTTATTTCGTGCTCACCACGCTATCAG GTTATCAGACCCTGGGAGAAGAGTATGTGAACATCATTCAGGTTGACCCGAGCAAGAAGAAGGTGCCTTCCTTCCTTCGTCGGGCCCTCTTCATTTCCCTGCACACCTTGGTGCCCTACTGCCTGGAAAAGGCACTGCTGCACCTCCAACACGAGCTGCAGGTGGAGGCTGAGGAATGCAGGAGCCCAGAGAACCCCCCAGCCCTTGGCTTTCCCAGCAGGAGCTTCATTCGCAGCTGGATTCGGAGGCAGGTTGggcagctcagtgaggagcagaAGAAAAGAGCCTCCCAAGTCGTGGATGTCCTCAAACAATCCCTCCCCCTGCTGCACCGGCTCCACCTGGCAGTGTTCTACATCCAGGGCACCTTCTATCACCTGTCCAAAAGGGTCACAGGCATCTCATAT CTGCATTTTGGAGGACTGCAAGGAGAGGATCAGAGCATCAGATCAAGTTACAAGTTCCTTGGAATAATTTCCCTCTTCCACCTTCTGCTGACCATTGGAGTTCAGATGTACAGCTTcaaacagaagcagagagcaaGGCAGGAGTGGAGGCTGCACCGCAACCTCACCCACCAGAA AAGCAGGAGCACGGAGGCGGCGGCCGGGCGCCAGTCGCGCTGCACGCtgtgcctggaggagaggaggcacaGCACAGCCACCCCCTGTGGGCACCTCTTCTGCTGGGAGTGCATCACGGCCTGGTGCAGCACCAGG GCAGAATGTCCACTGTGCAGAGAGAAGTTCCATCCTCAGAAACTGATCTACCTACGGCACTACCAAATGTAA